GATCGTGTTCTCGAACCTGGCCGCGGACGTCGGCTACGCCCTGCTCGATCCCAGGATCCGGTACGCCTGATGGGACGGCCCGCGCCCGCCGCGGCGCTGAAGGCCGCCGCGTCACCCGCCGGGGCGGAGGCCGGCGGACGCCGGCACCGCGGCGCCGCGCGGATGGCGTGGGAGCGGTTCGGCCGCCACCGCATGGCGCTCGCCGGCCTCACGGTGGTCGCCGCATTCGCGCTGGCCTCCGCGGCGCCGCGCCTCGTGTCCCCGTACGACCCGCAGGCGTCCGACCTCGACCACCGGCTCGCCGCGCCGACGTGGGCGCACCCGATGGGCACGGACGACCTCGGCCGGGATCTGCTCACCCGCATCCTCTACGGGGGCCGCGTGTCGCTCACCATCGGCGTCGCGGCCATGGCGCTCGCGGTGACGCTCGGGACCGCGGCGGGCGCACTCGCCGGCTTCTACGGCGGCTGGGTCGACAACGTCCTGATGCGGTTCACGGATCTCGTGCTTTCGTTCCCGCAGCTCTTCGTGCTGATCGTGCTCGCGCTGGTCCTGCGCAACCTCGCGCTGCCGGTGTTCCGGGGAAGCGCCGGCAGCGTGCTGCCGATCGTGCTCGTGATCGCGGTGACCTCGTGGATGCCGGTCGCGCGGCTGGTGCGGGCGACGTTTCTGTCGCTGCGGGAGGCGACGTTTGTCGAGGCGGCGCGCGGGCTCGGAGTCCGCAACGGACGCATCATCGCCCGGCACGTGCTGCCGAACAGCCTCGGGCCGATCATCGTCGCGGCGACGCTGCGGGTGGCGAGCTCGATCATCACCGAGTCGGGCCTGAGCTTCCTCGGATTCGGCGTGCAGCCGCCGACGCCGACTTGGGGCAACATGCTGAACGCCGCCCAGGACCAGATGACGAGCGCGCCCTGGACGGCAATTTATCCGGGCCTCATGATCTTCCTGACCGTGATCGCGATCAACTATCTGGGCGACGGCCTCCGCGACGCCGTCGACCCCCACCGCGTCGCGTAGCGCGCGTCACGCGGGCACGCCGGGCGAGGTTCCCCGTCGATGCGACGGATCCTGATTACCGAATGCATGCAGGAAATCTCGTCGTTCAATCCGGTGCCGAGCGAGTACGACAACTTCACCGTGCGCCGCGGCCGGGAGATCCTGGAGCAGGGCGGGCGCAACACCGCGGTCGGGGGCGCGCTGGCGATCTTCGGCGCGCGGTCCGACGTCGCGGTGCTCCCGGTCTACAGCGCCCGGGCCGGCAGCGCGGGCCTCTTGTCGCGCGCCGGGTGGGCGCGGCTCTCGGACGAGTTCACCCGGGGCGTCGCGGCGCGGATCGCGGACGCCGATGCCGTTTACGTGTCGATGCACGGCGCGATGGGCGCGGACGGCGAGCCGGATCCGGAAGGCTTTCTTCTCGAGCGCGTGCGCGAGGCCGCGGGCCCGGACCGGCCGGTTGTCATCTCGCTCGATCTCCACGGCATCCTCACCGCCCGCATGCTGCGGCAGATCGACGGACTGGCCGTCTACCATACCTACCCGCATGTCGACTTCGCCGACACCGGCGCGCGCGCGGCGCGACTCCTGCTCCGGGTCATGGACGAGCGCCTCCGGCCGGTGATCGCGCGGGTGACGATCCCGGCGCTCGTGCGCGGCGACGAGCTGCTCACCAAAACCGGATGCTACGGGGACGTCATCCGCGAGGCGCAGCGGCTCGAAGGCGAGGGACGCGCGCTGGCGGCGTCGGTGATGATCGGCAACCCGTTCACGGATGTTCCGGAGCTGTGCAGCCAGGCCGTTGTCGTCGCGGACGGTGACGCGGCGTCGGCGTCCGCGGAGGCGGTCCGGCTCGCGCGGGAGTTCTGGCCCAACCGCTTCCGGATGCAGGCGAAGCTGATCACGCTCGACCGCGCGATCGCGCAGGCCCGCCGGATGGCCGGCCCCGTCATCTTCACCGACGCGGCCGACGCAACGTCCTCCGGCGCGCCCGGCGACAGCAACGCGATTCTCGCGGCGCTGCTCAAAGCCGGCTACGAGCGGCCGGTGCTGGTCCCGATCGTGGACCCGCCCGCGGCGGCCGAGGCGCACCGCGCCGGCGTCGGAGAGACGATCAGGGTTCGGCTGGGCGGCGCGCTCGACGAGCGGTTCACGCCCGTCGAGGTGACCGCGACCGTCGACATGCTGTCGTCGGGCCGCGCGAAGCTCGAGACCAGCGGCAACGCGCTCGACGCCGGGCCGAGCGCCGTCCTGCTCGTGGGAAACATGACGATCATCGTGATGAGCCGGTCGGTCAGCCTTTTCGACCGCGCGATGTTCTTCGCGCACGGGCGGGACCCGCGCGCGTACCACCTCACCGTCGTGAAGTCGCCGTACTGTGAGTGGCACATGTTTGACGAATGGGCGGAGAAGGACTTCAACGTCGACGCGCCCGGCTCGACGAGCGCGGATCTCCGCTCGCTGGGACACCGGGTCTGCCGGCGGCCGATGTTTCCACTGGACGACGAGGTGTCGTTTGCGCCGGCGCCCGAGGTGTACCGCCGGCCTTAGGTGCGTCGGCCGGCGGCGGTCAGCGCGCCAGCGCGCCGAGCAGGCCGGCGGCGCAGGCGCGCACGGCGTCCGCGGCGCCGGGTCCGTAGAACGTGATCCCGGCCTCGAACCCGTCGCGGGCGTACTCGTCGTCCGGCATCAGGTAGCCGCCGAGGTCGTTCGCGTAGCCAATCAGGAACAGGTGCCGGAACGGGCTTCCCGTCATGACGTCGAGCCCGATCCGGCTGAACAGTTCGAACGGCACCGCGAGCAGCGCGACGTCCGGCCCGAACGCGAACGCCTGCAGCTCGAGCTCGCGGACCTCGCGTCCGACGACGCCCTGAAATTGGGCCACGCGCGCCGACCACGCCTCCGAGCGCAGCCGCAGCAGCCGTCCGACCAGCCGGGCCGTTTCTCCCTCTGCGGGGGGTGCGTCCGCGGCGTCGACCGTGCGTCCCGCCTGCCACGCCGCGACGCGGGAGGCCGGCACCCCGGCCTCGGCGAGCCGGCGCGCGACCTCCGCCGCTTCGGCATCCGTTTCGTCCGCCGACCGGAACCGCTTGTACGGTACCTGCACCGTCGCGGTGGCGGCCCGCACCGGCGGGCGCGCCCGCGCCGTGTCGTCTGCGCGCGAGGGGCCGACCGCGAGCGCCGCGCCGAGACGGGTGTTCTCGGCGCGCGGGGCCTCTCCGGCGCGGTCGAGGCGCGCGAGCAAGGAGACCGTCTCGCCGCCGAGGATGCGGCCGATGCGGCGCGCCGCCTCGAGCCCGTCCCGTCCGGCCATCACGGGATTCACGTCACCGCACGCGCCGTTTGCCGGCAGGACGACGACGCGCCGGCCGAAGATTGCGGTGACGGAATCCGCGAGCGTCCCGGGAAAGTCCGCGCTGAGCACCGGGCGCTCCCTCGAAACCAGCGTGGGGTGGCAGGCGAAGGCGGTGAGGACGGCGAGGAGCGCGCCGCCGGAATCGACGCGCAGCACGCGCAGCGTCCGGTCGACGGGTAAGGCGGGATCCCGTCGGTTCACGCTGATGCCTTCGACGGTTGCGCGCGCGGCCGTGACATGGGCCGGGTTCAATCTTTCCGCCGCGCCGGCGACGGCGCCGGCAATCTGGCGCGCCAGCAGCTCCATCAGCGCGGGGTCGCCGTTGCCGCGGGACGGCTGCAGCCGCCCGCCGCACGTGTGCGTGTGCGTCGCGCAGACCATCGTATGCGCCGGGGTGATCCCGGTCCGCGCTTCGACGAGCCGCCGCACGTCGCGCGAGAGCTGCGGGTCGACGGCAAGAATGTCGGCGCACGCGACCGCGACCCGGGTCGTGCCGTCGCCGATCACCAGGGCGCGCGCCCGCAACGGATCGGCGATGCCGCCGACGGCCGGCGGGTTGAATCCGCTGCCGAGCGGCACGTCCAGCGGCGGCGTGATATCAACCTCAAAGGCTCCGGCCCGCAGGCCGGGCGGCGGCGCCGTCACGGACGCGGTCCCCTCCGGTTCGATGCAGCGGCTTCGTGACATAGACCGCAGGATATTTGAGTACGTATCGAAACCAGTCCTGCGGGGCTATCCTCCTGGGGGGAGGCACTCATCATGAAGACGACACGGCGGCGGTTTCTCGGGCAGGCCGCGGCGGCCGGCGCGGGAATCGCGACGATCCTCCTGCCGCGCCGCGGCGAGACGGCTCCGGCGCGCGAACTGCGCATCGCCGCGTACCAGGACGTCAGTCAGCTCGATCCGATGCGCAGCAACGACACGGCGTCGTCGGCCGTGTACGACCAGCTGTACGACCGGCTGCTGGTGCCGGACCAGAACATGCAGCCCATTCCCCAGCTCGCGGAGCGGTTCGACGCGTCGCCGAACGCCAAAGTCTGGACCTTCCACCTCCGGCGCGGGGTGCGCTTCCACGACGGCGGTACCTTGACCGCGGACGACGTCGTCTTCTCGCTGAACCGGATTCTCGATCCGAAGAACTCGTCGCAGAAGCGCCCGCAAATCGACATGATCGATCGGGTCGAGGCGGCCGACCCGTACACGGTGCGGATCACGCTGCAGTATTCGTACTCGCCGTTTCCAGCCGCGATCGCGCTGCAGAACATCGTCAGCCGCCAGGCGGCGCAGAAATGGGGCGACCAGTTCACGAAGCACCCGGTCGGCTCGGGCCCCTTCCAGTTCGTTGAATGGGTCCCCAACGATCACGTGACGTTCGCGCGCAACCCTCAGTACTGGGGCCGTCCGGCGGCGGTCGAGCGGCTGCTGTTCCGGCCGATTCCCGAGGCATCGACGGCGGCCGCCGAGCTGCTTTCGGGCGGCGTGGACATCGTGCAGCAGGTGACGCCCGGTACGCTCGCGCAACTGCGCGGCGCCCCCGGCATCACGATCGCCACGCAGAACACGACGTCCTACGGCTACTTCGGCTACCGCGCGGTCCGGCCCCCCTTTACCGACGTGCGGTTCCGGGAGGCGCTCTACCGGGCGTGGAGTCTGGACGCGGCCGTCAAGGCCGTCTTCCCGTCCGAAGTCGGCCGCCGCGCCTACGCCTGCGTCTCGCCGCCGATCTGGCCCGATGATACAGCGTACCTCACACAGCACGCCTTCGGGCACGATCCGGCGCGGGCCAAGACGCTCTTCGGCCAGCTAACGGAGTCGGGTGTGATGCCGCGGGACTACACGGTGAAGGTAATCTCGCTCGCCGACTACCGCGCGCGCCTGTCCGAGGTACTCGTCTCGAACTTGAATCAGATCGGCGTCCGCGCCACCCTGCAGGTGACCGATCTCGCCACGCTGCTCAACACCCTCGTGACCAACGACAACTACATCTTCAGTTTGGTCGGGGGCGGAGGCGCGCCCGATCCCGACCAGACCCTCTACTGGCTGTTCCACTCGGGCGGCTCGCACGCGACCTTCATGAACATCAAGGATCCGGAGCTCGACGCGCGGCTGCTGCGGGCGCGGCAGGCGACGGGGCGCGAGGCGCGCGGCCGCCTGTACACGGAGATCCAGCGGTACGTGCTGCTCGAGAAGATCTACCAGGTTCCTGGCTACTACCTGAACAACACCCAGGCGTGGGGCCGCCGCGTGCGGGGCTTCAAGCCGGCGATCGTCTTCGGACGGTGGGACATCGCGACGCCCTGGGCTACGGTGCAACTCGCGGGTTGACGCACCCCGCGGCCGGGATGCGCCGGTCGCGCCGCGGCGATGGCGGCATACGCCCTAAAGCGCCTGGCTGAAGCGGTCCCGACGCTCGTCGGGGCTTCGGTGCTCGTCTTCGCGTTGATTCATCTGGTGCCGGGCGACCCGGCCACCGTCTACCTCGGGCTCGACGCGCGACCGCAGGACGTCGCGGTGCTGCGCCACCACCTCGGCCTCGACCGGCCGCTCGCCGTCCAGTACTGGATTTACATGAGCCACGCGCTGCACGGCGATCTCGGCGAGTCCTACTACTACAAAGACTCGATCCTGCGTCTGGTCGCCGGCGCGCTGCCCAACACCGCGGAACTTGCGGCCGCGGCGCTCACGGTCTCGCTCCTGATTGCCCTGCCGCTCGGCCTCGCGGCGGCGCTCCGGCCGCAGACGGCCACCGACTACACCACGACGGCGGCCGCGGTCGCCGGAGTGGCGGTGCCGGTCTTCTGGCTCGCGATCATGCTGATCTTTCTCTTCGCGGTGCGCCTGCACTGGCTGCCGGCGTCCGGACGAGGCGGGCCGGTGTGGACGGTGCCGGGCCTCGCGCATCTCGTGCTGCCCGCCCTCGCGCTCGGGCTCGGTCTCGCGGCGTCCACCGCGCGTCTCACCCGGGCCACGATGCTCGAGGTGCTCGACGAGGACTACGTGCGCACGGCGCGGGCGAAGGGTCTCCGGCCGCGCGTCGTGACGATCCGCCACGCGCTCCGCAACGCGCTGATCCCGATCGTCACGAACCTCGGCCTGCAGATCGGCATTCTGTTGAGCGGCGCCTTCCTGACCGAGACGGTGTTCTCGTGGCCGGGCGTCGGCCGCCTCGCCGTCGACGCGATGGTGCGCCGCGACTACCCGCTGCTGCAAGGCGTGCTGCTCGTGACCATCGTCCTCTTCATCTCCGTGAACCTCCTCGTGGACCTCGCGTACCCGGTGCTCGACCCACGGCTGCGCGGGGGGCAGGAATGAGCGTCGTGCTGCCGCGTGCGCCGGGGGCGGAGGGTCCGCCACGGCGCCGCCGCCGCGAGGCGTGGGATCGGTTCGCCCGGAACCGGCTCGCCCTCGCCGGCGGGGCGTTCCTCGTCTTCGCGGCCGCGGCGTGCGCCGCCGCGCCGCTTCTCGCGCACGAGAGCCCGACCGCGATGGCGTTGGCGAGCCCCTACGGACCGCCCGCGCCGGCGCACATCTTCGGGACGGACGCGCTCGGCCGCGACGTCTGGAGCCGCGTGTTGTGGGGTGGCCGGGTGGACCTCAGCCTCGCCGTCGTCGCCGTGCTGGTGGCGTCGCTCGGCGGGATCGCGCTGGGTGTCGTGACCGGCTACGGCGGCGGCGCGCTCGACGAGGTGGTGATGCGGGCGGTCGACGTCTTCCTCGCGATTCCCGAGCTGCTCCTGGCGCTCGCGCTCGTGGCTTTCGTCGGGCCGAGCATCCCGAGCGTCGTGGGCATCCTCGCGTTCAGCCGGCTGCCGCGTTACACGCGCATGGTCCGGGGTACCGTGCTCGCGCTGCGCGGGCGCGAGTTCGTCACCGCGTCGGCGGCGCTCGGCGCCTCCCGCGCTCGCCTCCTGCGCCGCCACATCGTGCCGAACCTCGCCGGCACGATCGCGGTGTACAGTACGCTCGACCTGGGCGGCGTGATCGGCGCGCTCGCCGGGCTGTCGTTCATCGGGGCCGGCGTCCAGCCGCCCGCGCCCGAGTGGGGCGTCATGCTGGCCGACGCGCGCCAGAACCTCGTGCTCGCGCCGTGGACCGCGGTTTTCCCCGGCCTTGCGATCACGATTACGATCATCGCCTTCAACGTGCTCGGGGACGGCGTGCGCGACGCGCTCGACCCCAGGATGCGGAGACGGGCCGGATAGCCGCCGCCGGCAGGAGACCGCGGACCGCCCGAGATATGGCCCTCGCGATCTTCGTCTCGCTCTTCGGCGCGCGGTGACCGAGCTCGTGACATGGTCGGAGCGCCGCCCGGCGCCGTGGACGCGGCGCGACGCCTAGCGCTTCGCGGCCGCGCCTTCCCGCAGCGTCGCCTCCAGGGCGTCCACGACCCGGCGCATCAGTTCGGGGTGGGCCTGCGTCCCGAGGTGGCCGACTCGGATCACCTTGCCGGAGAGCTTCTCGAGGCCGCCCGAGATCGCGAACCCCCGCGCACGCATGTTCCGGATTACGGCGTTCGCGTCCGCGCCGGCAGGGGGATAGGCAACGGTCACCGTCGGCGACGCCCACTTCGGCTCGACCGCGGGCTTGAAGCCGATCCGCTCGAGTCCATCGCGGAGCGCGGCTTGGGCGCGCCGGTGCCGCTCGAAGCGCTTCTCGAGCCCTTCGTCGAAGATGAGCTGGAGCGCCCGGTCGAGCGCGCGAATCAGGTTGCTGGGGAGCGTGACCGGATAGGGGTGATGCGCGCCCCACTCGCGCTCGAACCGCCGCCAGGTTCGGAGATTCAGGTACCAGCCGTGGGACTTGGGCTGACGATCGACAACCTCCCACCCCGCCCTCGTGATCGCCACCGGCGCGAGCCCCGGCGGACTCTCGAGGCACTTCTGCGATGCGGTGGACACCGCGGCGAGGCCCCACGCGTCGGTTTCCACGGGCGCGCCGCCGAGCGACGAGACGGCGTCGACCGCGACGGCCGCCCCTTCCGGCCGCACCGCCGCGGCGATTTCCTTCACGGGGTTCAGCACGCCGGTCGACGTATCGCTGTGCACGACGGCAACCAGCGGCAGCTTGTGCGTCCGCACCCAGCGGCGCACCTCGTCGGGATCCGCCGCTTGGTCCCACGGCAGCTCCATCACCTCGACGTTGGGCGAGTACGCGCGGGCAATTTCCACCACGCGGGCGCCGAAGAAGCCGTTCGTGATAACGCCCACCTTGCCGTCCGCCCCGACGAGGCTGCCGATCATCGCATCGAGGCCGCCGCTGCCGGACGCCGGAATAGGATACACGGTTCCGGCGGTCATGAACACGCGGCGCAGCCGGGCGGTGAACGCTTCGTACACGGGCATCCAATCGGGGCCGTAGTGCTGCTCGACCTGGTGGCTCATGACCGCCAGGACCTTGTCCGAGACCGGAATCGGGCCGGGAATCAGCAGTTCCACCTTGTCCGAGTCCATGGCGAGGACCGACCTCCTTGGGCACGTCCGGAAGTGCTTCGTCGATGCGCGGCGGCCGGACGGCGACTGAACAATCGCCTTCGGGGAGAGGTGGAAACGCTCCTCCGTTTTCTGCATCGCGCGTGTGCCTATGGACGTCGGGGCGGCGCGGACGGGACGCGCGCGCGACAGCATCGAACTGCCCTGCACGGGGTTGTGGCGGAGGTGGCGCATTGGAGATCGATATGCCGGGCGTGTTCGAGTACCTCGCGTCAGCGCGCCACGTCGCTCCACATCGCGGCCGCGGAGTGGGCATACGTGGAGCGGCCGACCGGCCGCGACTTTCCGCTCGCCGACAGTCCGTTCACCGAGGAGCGGATCGCCGAGTTCGAGTCGCTCGTGCGCGCGTGGAAGGCGCAGGAGCCGCGGACCGCGGCGGCGATCGCGTCGATCGCAGACCCGAAGCGGCCG
The nucleotide sequence above comes from bacterium. Encoded proteins:
- a CDS encoding ABC transporter permease yields the protein MGRPAPAAALKAAASPAGAEAGGRRHRGAARMAWERFGRHRMALAGLTVVAAFALASAAPRLVSPYDPQASDLDHRLAAPTWAHPMGTDDLGRDLLTRILYGGRVSLTIGVAAMALAVTLGTAAGALAGFYGGWVDNVLMRFTDLVLSFPQLFVLIVLALVLRNLALPVFRGSAGSVLPIVLVIAVTSWMPVARLVRATFLSLREATFVEAARGLGVRNGRIIARHVLPNSLGPIIVAATLRVASSIITESGLSFLGFGVQPPTPTWGNMLNAAQDQMTSAPWTAIYPGLMIFLTVIAINYLGDGLRDAVDPHRVA
- a CDS encoding neutral/alkaline non-lysosomal ceramidase N-terminal domain-containing protein; translated protein: MTAPPPGLRAGAFEVDITPPLDVPLGSGFNPPAVGGIADPLRARALVIGDGTTRVAVACADILAVDPQLSRDVRRLVEARTGITPAHTMVCATHTHTCGGRLQPSRGNGDPALMELLARQIAGAVAGAAERLNPAHVTAARATVEGISVNRRDPALPVDRTLRVLRVDSGGALLAVLTAFACHPTLVSRERPVLSADFPGTLADSVTAIFGRRVVVLPANGACGDVNPVMAGRDGLEAARRIGRILGGETVSLLARLDRAGEAPRAENTRLGAALAVGPSRADDTARARPPVRAATATVQVPYKRFRSADETDAEAAEVARRLAEAGVPASRVAAWQAGRTVDAADAPPAEGETARLVGRLLRLRSEAWSARVAQFQGVVGREVRELELQAFAFGPDVALLAVPFELFSRIGLDVMTGSPFRHLFLIGYANDLGGYLMPDDEYARDGFEAGITFYGPGAADAVRACAAGLLGALAR
- a CDS encoding M81 family metallopeptidase gives rise to the protein MRRILITECMQEISSFNPVPSEYDNFTVRRGREILEQGGRNTAVGGALAIFGARSDVAVLPVYSARAGSAGLLSRAGWARLSDEFTRGVAARIADADAVYVSMHGAMGADGEPDPEGFLLERVREAAGPDRPVVISLDLHGILTARMLRQIDGLAVYHTYPHVDFADTGARAARLLLRVMDERLRPVIARVTIPALVRGDELLTKTGCYGDVIREAQRLEGEGRALAASVMIGNPFTDVPELCSQAVVVADGDAASASAEAVRLAREFWPNRFRMQAKLITLDRAIAQARRMAGPVIFTDAADATSSGAPGDSNAILAALLKAGYERPVLVPIVDPPAAAEAHRAGVGETIRVRLGGALDERFTPVEVTATVDMLSSGRAKLETSGNALDAGPSAVLLVGNMTIIVMSRSVSLFDRAMFFAHGRDPRAYHLTVVKSPYCEWHMFDEWAEKDFNVDAPGSTSADLRSLGHRVCRRPMFPLDDEVSFAPAPEVYRRP
- a CDS encoding ABC transporter permease, yielding MSVVLPRAPGAEGPPRRRRREAWDRFARNRLALAGGAFLVFAAAACAAAPLLAHESPTAMALASPYGPPAPAHIFGTDALGRDVWSRVLWGGRVDLSLAVVAVLVASLGGIALGVVTGYGGGALDEVVMRAVDVFLAIPELLLALALVAFVGPSIPSVVGILAFSRLPRYTRMVRGTVLALRGREFVTASAALGASRARLLRRHIVPNLAGTIAVYSTLDLGGVIGALAGLSFIGAGVQPPAPEWGVMLADARQNLVLAPWTAVFPGLAITITIIAFNVLGDGVRDALDPRMRRRAG
- a CDS encoding ABC transporter permease, whose protein sequence is MAAYALKRLAEAVPTLVGASVLVFALIHLVPGDPATVYLGLDARPQDVAVLRHHLGLDRPLAVQYWIYMSHALHGDLGESYYYKDSILRLVAGALPNTAELAAAALTVSLLIALPLGLAAALRPQTATDYTTTAAAVAGVAVPVFWLAIMLIFLFAVRLHWLPASGRGGPVWTVPGLAHLVLPALALGLGLAASTARLTRATMLEVLDEDYVRTARAKGLRPRVVTIRHALRNALIPIVTNLGLQIGILLSGAFLTETVFSWPGVGRLAVDAMVRRDYPLLQGVLLVTIVLFISVNLLVDLAYPVLDPRLRGGQE
- a CDS encoding ABC transporter substrate-binding protein, whose product is MKTTRRRFLGQAAAAGAGIATILLPRRGETAPARELRIAAYQDVSQLDPMRSNDTASSAVYDQLYDRLLVPDQNMQPIPQLAERFDASPNAKVWTFHLRRGVRFHDGGTLTADDVVFSLNRILDPKNSSQKRPQIDMIDRVEAADPYTVRITLQYSYSPFPAAIALQNIVSRQAAQKWGDQFTKHPVGSGPFQFVEWVPNDHVTFARNPQYWGRPAAVERLLFRPIPEASTAAAELLSGGVDIVQQVTPGTLAQLRGAPGITIATQNTTSYGYFGYRAVRPPFTDVRFREALYRAWSLDAAVKAVFPSEVGRRAYACVSPPIWPDDTAYLTQHAFGHDPARAKTLFGQLTESGVMPRDYTVKVISLADYRARLSEVLVSNLNQIGVRATLQVTDLATLLNTLVTNDNYIFSLVGGGGAPDPDQTLYWLFHSGGSHATFMNIKDPELDARLLRARQATGREARGRLYTEIQRYVLLEKIYQVPGYYLNNTQAWGRRVRGFKPAIVFGRWDIATPWATVQLAG
- a CDS encoding alanine--glyoxylate aminotransferase family protein, with translation MDSDKVELLIPGPIPVSDKVLAVMSHQVEQHYGPDWMPVYEAFTARLRRVFMTAGTVYPIPASGSGGLDAMIGSLVGADGKVGVITNGFFGARVVEIARAYSPNVEVMELPWDQAADPDEVRRWVRTHKLPLVAVVHSDTSTGVLNPVKEIAAAVRPEGAAVAVDAVSSLGGAPVETDAWGLAAVSTASQKCLESPPGLAPVAITRAGWEVVDRQPKSHGWYLNLRTWRRFEREWGAHHPYPVTLPSNLIRALDRALQLIFDEGLEKRFERHRRAQAALRDGLERIGFKPAVEPKWASPTVTVAYPPAGADANAVIRNMRARGFAISGGLEKLSGKVIRVGHLGTQAHPELMRRVVDALEATLREGAAAKR